The DNA window GTGAGCTTGAATGAGTTGGTCGCTCTTGGCACCATTAAAGATCAATTAAAAAAAGACAAATTCATCGACAACGAGCACTGCCATTGCTTCTTATACCACAAAAACGACAACAATGACGCAAGGTTTGAGTTGCAAAAGGAAGAAGTATCCGGCATAGCAAAAGTTGATTTTGAGGAATTTGCTGCTTTGATCGCAAGAGCAAAAGACCGAGTAGAGGTTGAAGGGTTTATATCAACGCTAGAAGGCAAAGAAACTTTCAAGAAAGAGATTAGCTTAACGGATTTAGTACCGCATAGCGCTCTTTACTGGCAGAATATTATTGAGCAAATCGAATTGGTGTTGAGACGAATTTGATTGGATACCACTTCTATCCCATCAACACTTAATCATCTGAAATACGCCTATTTATAAGGACGTTAGCGATGGCGCGTCCACGGGGTAGACGGAGCAAAAAGACAGGTGGTTTTCCTGGCTTTTTGCGGGAGTCATCCCCAAAGCGACCAGCGCGGTTTTACTATCTTATCCTATAAAAGCAGACAAACCTAGGGCACAATCTCTTAATAGCTTGTGCTCTTTTATCTAGCTAACTAACTCAAGAAATAGATAGCGGAAGAAACGAGTAAGCTACCAATGGAAAAAAGGAGTCCTATTTGTAAAAAAGCTGAGCGGTGAGGAAATTCTCTGCGAAAACTTACGGATTCTAACGAACGTTTTTCACTTTCTCGAATAAGTTGATCTTTTTTATTTGTTTTTGCAAAAAAGTTTCTAGTGCTTTTTAAAAACGCTGAAAAAAACTCACCTTCAATCAATATCATCCCCGAATAAATCATCATCAATAGAAGTCCTATCAAAAATAAAGCGTCGAACCAAGTTGCGAGAGTCCATTGCTCATATAGAAGGAACGGCAAAACAAAGGAGATGCTTAATGAAACGAAAAACAAAATAAGCTTAAAATTCATGTGGTTTATTCCTTTCTGTGCTTATTTAAAGATTACCATGCATGATATATATTTGAAAATTTGAACATCTTGTTGCCTAATTGTGAAATAACAATTATGATTAATAGGAATTATCAAAATAATTGGGGGTAGGAATATGTGGAGAAATAGAAAAACGCAAATTTTCATGGTCATGATTGCATTTGTTTTATTCTTAGCAGGTTGTAACTTTAACTCTTCGGATAGCTCGAAAGAAGAAAGTGGCGGCTCAGAAGGAGATGCTGGACAAGTATTAAATATCTCAACAACAGCAGACATCCCTACTTTAGATTCTACAAAAGCACATGACGGCATTGCCTTTACGGTACTGAATAACGTTAATGAAGGTCTTTATCGTCAAGATGAAAACCACGAACCAATCGAAGCTTTAGTAACAGAACATACAGAGAACGAGGACAAAACTGTCCATACATTTACATTGCGCGATTCAAACTGGAGTAACGGAGATCCTGTTACGGCACAAGATTTCGAATACGCTTGGAAACGTGTAATGAAAGATGCAAGCCCTTATAATTTCATGTTTGTAACAGCGGGTATCAAAAACGCTGAAGCCATAATGAACGAAGAAATGGATGCAGAAGACTTAGGAGTTAAAGCAATTGACGAGAAGACATTGGAAGTGACATTAGAAGCAGCAAACCCATTGTTCCAATCGTTAATGACGTTCCCAACATTTTTGCCTCAAAATCAAAAATTTGTTGAAGAACAAGGCGATCAATATGCACTAGAAGCAGAAAACATCCTGTTCAACGGACCATTCACTTTAGTGGACTGGACGCATGAACAAGGTTGGAAATATGAAAAGAATGCTGACTACTGGGATGCAGATGCAGTTAAGTTAGATACGATCAATGCATACGTTGTAAAAGACCCAGCAGCTGGTATCAACCTTTACGAAACAAACAAAGTTGACCGTATCGTGTTAAGTTCAGAAGCGGTTGATCAAAACAAAGACGATGAAAACTTTGAAACTATTTTAGAGCCAGAAATTCTTTTCCTACGCTTTAACCATACTCACCCGGTATTAGGAAATGAAAATATTCGTAAAGCTGTTAACATGGCAATCGACAAAAAAAGTTTAACAGAAGTTATTTTGAAGAATGGATCAACGCCATTAAATGGTGTCGTTCCAAAAGGATTCTTTAAATCTCCAGCGGGCGAAGATTTCCGTGACATAAACGGAGATTTTAACACCGGCACAGTTGAAGAAGCACAGAAACTGTGGGAACAAGGACTTAAAGAAACTGGAGCTACAGATGTGACAGTCTCAATCAACATTGCAGACTCAGAAGATCATAAAAAAGTAGCTGAGTATATTCAAGCACAATTAGAAGACAACCTTCCAGGATTCAAATTAGACATTAAAGCCGTTCCATTCGCTCAACGTCTAGAAATCGAAAAAGCAATTGAATATGATCTATCTCTATCTTCATGGGGACCCGATTACAGCGATCCAATGACTTACTTGGATATGTGGTTAGAAGGTGGATCGGCTAACCGTATGGATTATTCAAATGAAAAAATTCAAGAATTAGTCGCATCAGCAAGAACGGAAACGGATCTTGAAAAACGTTACCAAATGTTATTGGACATTGAAAAAGTCTTGCTAGAAGAAGATGCAGCAATCGCACCTCTTTACCAAGATGGAACAGCAGTATTAATGAGAAGCAAAATTAAAAATCTATTAGTGCACCCAACAGGCGCTTCATTCTCTTACAAATGGGTGACGATCGAAGAATAAAACAGGTTTGCAGCTTATAGATACGAGGGTGTAGCCGGTTTACCGGGCATCCTCGTATTTTTGATGGTTGCGAGAGATTGTTATTACTGCAGTTTTCTTTAATCATTTTCCCGCATCTTGCTTGTCTAGCTCCAGCTGCCAGGTTCTCGGGGTCATAAGCCACCTCGGCTATGCGATTGAAAACACATCGCTTCGCCGAGGCGCCTTATGCCCGTCGAATCTATCGGGCAGCTTGCGCTTTTCATTTCACCCTATAGAACTGAGGTGTTCACATGAAACGTTATTTACTGCAGCGAATTGGCTTTATGCTTCTTACACTTTTCATAATTGTGACAGCAACATTTTTCTTAATGCAGCTATTACCAGGTACACCGTTTACCAATCCTGAAAAATTAACCGATAGCCAATTGGCGATTTTGAATGCCAAATATGGACTAGACCAACCAGTTGCCATGCAATACATACAATACATTGGAAACTTGCTTCAAGGGGACTTAGGATATTCGTTCCAGCACGAAGGACGGACCGTTACAAGCATGATCAGTGACCGTATTGGGCCATCTGCGTTTATTGGCTTACAAGCATTAGTATTTGGTGCCATTGTTGGTCTGTTACTTGGAATTGTTTCTGCTTTAAAACATAACTCTATTTTGGATTATGGTTCTGTGACATTGGCCGTACTAGGAATGTCGATTCCGTCATTTGTCTTTGCGGCGTTGTTGCAGTATTATGTGGGCGTTAAATTAGGCTGGTTGCCTGTTGCCTTATGGGAAGGCTACTCCAGTACGCTATTACCATCCATCGCTTTATCGGTGACCGTCACAGCGACTGTTGCCCGGTTTATCCGCAGTGAGATGCTTGAAGTAATCGGACAAGATTACATCATCACGGCTAGAGCAAAAGGATTAAAAGAAAACCAAGTAATCGTCAAGCACGTCATCCGCAATGCGCTTATTCCGGTAGTGACTATGCTTGGTCCACTAGCTGTATCGATCATGACGGGGACGTTAGTTATTGAAAAAATCTTTGCTGTGCCTGGACTGGGTGAACAATTTACGTTATCGATCTTAGTGCTTGATTATAGCGTAATTATGGGGATTACCATTTTCTATAGTGCATTATTTATTTTCGTCGTCTTTGTTGTCGATATTGTCTATAGCCTATTAGATCCACGCATCAATTATAAAGGGGGAGCAGCATGACAAAAAATACACCGCATCTTCCCCCGCACCAAGATTTGCAGGTGCAAAACCAATATGCTTATGATGACATTCCATCAGATTTGTTTGTAAAGGCACCACTCGATCAACGAAAAAGTGAAGAAATCGGAACGCCTGCTGTTTCTTTTTGGAAAGAAGCGTTTCAGCGTTTACTTAAAAACAAAGGCGCGATGATTTCGTTAATCTTGCTTGTTTTCTTAATTATTCTTGCGTTAATCGGACCTGGAATGAACGAGTTTTCTTACCGCGAACAAAATTTAACGCATTCGAATTTGCCTCCGAAAGTTGAAGGCTTGGAATGGATGGGCTTTAATGGCTTGAACTCGCAAGGCACTGATG is part of the Planococcus sp. PAMC 21323 genome and encodes:
- a CDS encoding NUDIX hydrolase, with amino-acid sequence METEKLRIYDEHRVAQGVASRQTVHEKGYWHETFHCWVVSRENDQDLIYLQLRSRDKKDFPGLFDITAAGHLLADESVENGVREVREELGLNVSLNELVALGTIKDQLKKDKFIDNEHCHCFLYHKNDNNDARFELQKEEVSGIAKVDFEEFAALIARAKDRVEVEGFISTLEGKETFKKEISLTDLVPHSALYWQNIIEQIELVLRRI
- a CDS encoding DUF3899 domain-containing protein codes for the protein MNFKLILFFVSLSISFVLPFLLYEQWTLATWFDALFLIGLLLMMIYSGMILIEGEFFSAFLKSTRNFFAKTNKKDQLIRESEKRSLESVSFRREFPHRSAFLQIGLLFSIGSLLVSSAIYFLS
- a CDS encoding peptide ABC transporter substrate-binding protein, producing the protein MWRNRKTQIFMVMIAFVLFLAGCNFNSSDSSKEESGGSEGDAGQVLNISTTADIPTLDSTKAHDGIAFTVLNNVNEGLYRQDENHEPIEALVTEHTENEDKTVHTFTLRDSNWSNGDPVTAQDFEYAWKRVMKDASPYNFMFVTAGIKNAEAIMNEEMDAEDLGVKAIDEKTLEVTLEAANPLFQSLMTFPTFLPQNQKFVEEQGDQYALEAENILFNGPFTLVDWTHEQGWKYEKNADYWDADAVKLDTINAYVVKDPAAGINLYETNKVDRIVLSSEAVDQNKDDENFETILEPEILFLRFNHTHPVLGNENIRKAVNMAIDKKSLTEVILKNGSTPLNGVVPKGFFKSPAGEDFRDINGDFNTGTVEEAQKLWEQGLKETGATDVTVSINIADSEDHKKVAEYIQAQLEDNLPGFKLDIKAVPFAQRLEIEKAIEYDLSLSSWGPDYSDPMTYLDMWLEGGSANRMDYSNEKIQELVASARTETDLEKRYQMLLDIEKVLLEEDAAIAPLYQDGTAVLMRSKIKNLLVHPTGASFSYKWVTIEE
- a CDS encoding ABC transporter permease, with the protein product MKRYLLQRIGFMLLTLFIIVTATFFLMQLLPGTPFTNPEKLTDSQLAILNAKYGLDQPVAMQYIQYIGNLLQGDLGYSFQHEGRTVTSMISDRIGPSAFIGLQALVFGAIVGLLLGIVSALKHNSILDYGSVTLAVLGMSIPSFVFAALLQYYVGVKLGWLPVALWEGYSSTLLPSIALSVTVTATVARFIRSEMLEVIGQDYIITARAKGLKENQVIVKHVIRNALIPVVTMLGPLAVSIMTGTLVIEKIFAVPGLGEQFTLSILVLDYSVIMGITIFYSALFIFVVFVVDIVYSLLDPRINYKGGAA